A single Gopherus flavomarginatus isolate rGopFla2 chromosome 24, rGopFla2.mat.asm, whole genome shotgun sequence DNA region contains:
- the MED16 gene encoding mediator of RNA polymerase II transcription subunit 16 isoform X2, whose amino-acid sequence MDLAYVCEWEKRPKSNHCPSIPLVCAWSCRNLIAFTTDLKNEEEKDLTHMIHILDTEHPWDVYSINSGHIEIITCLEWDQSGSRLLSADADGHIKCWGMTDHLANSWENTVGSMVEGDPIVALSWLHNGVKLALHVEKSGASNFGEKFSRVKFSPSLTLFGGKPMEGWIAVTISGLVTVSLLKPNGQVLTSTESLCRLRCRVALADIAFTGGGNIVVATSDGSSTSPIQFYKVCVSVVNEKCKIDTEILPSLFMRCTTDPARKDKYPAITHLKFLARDMSEQVLLCASNQNSSIVECWSLRKEGLPVNNIFQQISPVVGDKQPMILKWRILSATNDLDRVSAVALPKLPISLTNTDLKVANDTKFFPGLGLALAFHDGSVHIVHRLSLQTMAVFYGSSSQRPVDEQAIKRQRAAGPLVHFKAMQLSWTSLALVGIDNHGKLSMLRISPSMGHVLDMNMSLRHLLFLLEYCMVTGYDWWDILLHVQPNMVQNLVEKLHEEYMRQNAALQQVLSTRIVAMKASLCKLSSNTVARVCDYHAKLFLIAISCTLKSLLRPHFLNTPDKSPGDRLTEICSKITDIDIDKVMINLKTEEFVLEMTTLQSLQQLIQWVGDFVLYLLASLPNQGSPVRPGHSFLRDGASLGMLRELMVVIRIWGLLKPSCLPVYTATSDTQDSMSLLFRLLTKLWLCCRDEPHPSEPDDTLIDECCLLPSQLLIPSVDWLPINNGIISKLQNKQLIRLQFGKAPGLVGHTVSSQFDVFVRAPGQPKIDHLRRLHLGAYPTEECKSCTRCGCVTMLKSPNKTTAVKQWEQRWIKNCLCGGLWRRMPLSYS is encoded by the exons ATGGATTTGGCATATGTCTGTGAGTGGGAAAAAAGGCCCAAAAGCAACCACTGTCCTTCCATCCCACTGGTGTGTGCTTGGTCCTGCAGAAACCTGATTGCCTTCACAACAGACCTCAAAAATGAGGAGGAAAAAG ATCTTACCCACATGATCCATATCCTGGACACTGAGCATCCATGGGATGTTTATTCCATTAACTCTGGGCACATTGAAATCATCACCTGTTTGGAGTGGGATCAGTCAG GTTCCAGGCTTCTGTCAGCAGATGCAGATGGACACATCAAGTGCTGGGGCATGACAGatcacctggccaacagctgggAGAACACCGTGGGTAGCATGGTGGAGGGAGATCCAATCGTGGCTCTTTCCTGGTTGCATAATGGTGTGAAGCTAGCCCTGCACGTGGAAAAG TCCGGAGCATCAAACTTCGGCGAGAAGTTTTCCCGGGTcaagttctctccctccctgacTCTGTTTGGTGGGAAGCCCATGGAAGGCTGGATCGCTGTGACCATCAGTGGCCTGGTGACAGTCTCTCTCCTCAAGCCCAATGGGCAAGTGCTGACGTCCACGGAGAGCCTGTGCCGTCTGCGCTGCCGTGTCGCCCTGGCGGACATTGCCTTCACGGGTGGGGGAAACATTGTGGTAGCCACCTCGGATGGCAGCAGCACCTCTCCCATCCAGTTTTACAAAGTCTGCGTCAGCGTAGTGAACGAGAAATGCAAAATTGACACAGAGATTCTGCCCTCCCTTTTCATGCGGTGCACCACAGACCCAGCCCGCAAGGACAAGTATCCAGCCATCACTCACCTGAAATTCCTCGCCAGGGACATGTCTGAGCAG GTGCTGCTGTGTGCCTCCAACCAGAACAGCAGCATAGTGGAGTGCTGGTCTCTCCGGAAAGAGGGCTTGCCAGTCAATAACATCTTCCAACAGATCTCTCCTGTGG TTGGAGACAAGCAGCCGATGATACTGAAATGGCGGATTCTCTCCGCCACTAATGATTTGGACCGTGTTTCAGCTGTGGCTTTGCCGAAACTGCCAATCTCCCTAACCAATACTGATCTGAAAGTGGCCAATGACACCAAATTCTTCCCTGGACTGG GTCTTGCTTTGGCCTTCCACGACGGTAGCGTCCACATAGTTCATCGCCTGTCCTTGCAGACCATGGCAGTGTTCTATGGTTCTTCCTCTCAGCGCCCAGTGGATGAGCAGGCAATCAAAAGGCAGCGGGCAGCTGGTCCTTTGGTTCACTTCAAAGCCAtgcagctctcctggacttcGCTGGCCCTGGTCGGGATTGATAACCATGGCAAG CTGAGCATGCTCCGGATCTCTCCCTCCATGGGTCATGTGCTGGACATGAACATGTCTCTCCGCCACCTGCTCTTCCTCCTGGAATACTGCATGGTAACAGGGTACGACTGGTGGGATATCCTGCTCCATGTTCAGCCCAACATGGTGCAGAACCTGGTGGAGAAGCTGCATGAGGAGTATATGCGCCAGAATGCAGCCCTGCAGCAG GTTCTCTCCACCCGCATCGTTGCCATGAAGGCCTCTCTCTGCAAGCTTTCCTCCAACACGGTGGCACGTGTGTGTGACTATCATGCCAAGCTATTTCTGATCGCCATCAGCTGCACCTTGAAATCGCTGCTCCGCCCGCACTTCCTGAACACTCCAGACAAGAGCCCTGGTGACCGGCTCACCGAGATCTGCTCCAAGATTACGGACATAG ACATTGACAAAGTGATGATTAACCTGAAGACAGAGGAGTTTGTCCTGGAGATGACTACCCTGCAGTCCCTGCAGCAGCTCATCCAGTGGGTGGGAGACTTTGTGCTCTATCTACTTGCTAGCCTCCCTAACCAG GGATCCCCTGTGCGGCCAGGGCACAGCTTCCTGCGAGATGGGGCATCACTGGGGATGCTAAGAGAGCTCATGGTGGTGATCCGGATCTGGGGCCTGTTGAAGCCAAGCTGCCTCCCTGTTTACACGGCAACTTCAGATACCCAGGACAGCATGTCCCTACTCTTCAGGCTGTTGACTAAACTCTGGCTGTGCT GTCGTGATGAACCTCACCCGAGCGAGCCAGACGATACCCTGATTGACGAGTGCTGTCTTCTCCCCAGCCAGTTGCTTATTCCCAGTGTAGACTGGTTACCCATCAATAATGGCATTATCAGCAAGCTGCAGAACAAGCAGCTCATCAGGCTGCAGTTCGGGAAGGCCCCTGGACTCGTTGGTCACACTGTTTCATCGCAGTTTGATGTCTTTGTCAG GGCACCTGGGCAGCCAAAAATTGACCACTTGAGACGGCTTCACTTAGGGGCGTATCCAACAGAGGAGTGCAAGTCATGTACCCG ATGTGGCTGCGTAACCATGTTGAAATCGCCCAACAAAACCACAGCCGTGAAACAGTGGGAGCAGCGTTGGATCAAAAACTGCCTCTGTGGCGGGCTTTGGAGGAGAATGCCACTCAGCTACTCCTGA
- the MED16 gene encoding mediator of RNA polymerase II transcription subunit 16 isoform X1, translating to MDLAYVCEWEKRPKSNHCPSIPLVCAWSCRNLIAFTTDLKNEEEKDLTHMIHILDTEHPWDVYSINSGHIEIITCLEWDQSGSRLLSADADGHIKCWGMTDHLANSWENTVGSMVEGDPIVALSWLHNGVKLALHVEKSGASNFGEKFSRVKFSPSLTLFGGKPMEGWIAVTISGLVTVSLLKPNGQVLTSTESLCRLRCRVALADIAFTGGGNIVVATSDGSSTSPIQFYKVCVSVVNEKCKIDTEILPSLFMRCTTDPARKDKYPAITHLKFLARDMSEQVLLCASNQNSSIVECWSLRKEGLPVNNIFQQISPVVGDKQPMILKWRILSATNDLDRVSAVALPKLPISLTNTDLKVANDTKFFPGLGLALAFHDGSVHIVHRLSLQTMAVFYGSSSQRPVDEQAIKRQRAAGPLVHFKAMQLSWTSLALVGIDNHGKLSMLRISPSMGHVLDMNMSLRHLLFLLEYCMVTGYDWWDILLHVQPNMVQNLVEKLHEEYMRQNAALQQVLSTRIVAMKASLCKLSSNTVARVCDYHAKLFLIAISCTLKSLLRPHFLNTPDKSPGDRLTEICSKITDIDIDKVMINLKTEEFVLEMTTLQSLQQLIQWVGDFVLYLLASLPNQGSPVRPGHSFLRDGASLGMLRELMVVIRIWGLLKPSCLPVYTATSDTQDSMSLLFRLLTKLWLCCRDEPHPSEPDDTLIDECCLLPSQLLIPSVDWLPINNGIISKLQNKQLIRLQFGKAPGLVGHTVSSQFDVFVRAPGQPKIDHLRRLHLGAYPTEECKSCTRSRRCLWPRSCSWLSSRCMPRRLYLGILLKKKNENNKCLSFLSYR from the exons ATGGATTTGGCATATGTCTGTGAGTGGGAAAAAAGGCCCAAAAGCAACCACTGTCCTTCCATCCCACTGGTGTGTGCTTGGTCCTGCAGAAACCTGATTGCCTTCACAACAGACCTCAAAAATGAGGAGGAAAAAG ATCTTACCCACATGATCCATATCCTGGACACTGAGCATCCATGGGATGTTTATTCCATTAACTCTGGGCACATTGAAATCATCACCTGTTTGGAGTGGGATCAGTCAG GTTCCAGGCTTCTGTCAGCAGATGCAGATGGACACATCAAGTGCTGGGGCATGACAGatcacctggccaacagctgggAGAACACCGTGGGTAGCATGGTGGAGGGAGATCCAATCGTGGCTCTTTCCTGGTTGCATAATGGTGTGAAGCTAGCCCTGCACGTGGAAAAG TCCGGAGCATCAAACTTCGGCGAGAAGTTTTCCCGGGTcaagttctctccctccctgacTCTGTTTGGTGGGAAGCCCATGGAAGGCTGGATCGCTGTGACCATCAGTGGCCTGGTGACAGTCTCTCTCCTCAAGCCCAATGGGCAAGTGCTGACGTCCACGGAGAGCCTGTGCCGTCTGCGCTGCCGTGTCGCCCTGGCGGACATTGCCTTCACGGGTGGGGGAAACATTGTGGTAGCCACCTCGGATGGCAGCAGCACCTCTCCCATCCAGTTTTACAAAGTCTGCGTCAGCGTAGTGAACGAGAAATGCAAAATTGACACAGAGATTCTGCCCTCCCTTTTCATGCGGTGCACCACAGACCCAGCCCGCAAGGACAAGTATCCAGCCATCACTCACCTGAAATTCCTCGCCAGGGACATGTCTGAGCAG GTGCTGCTGTGTGCCTCCAACCAGAACAGCAGCATAGTGGAGTGCTGGTCTCTCCGGAAAGAGGGCTTGCCAGTCAATAACATCTTCCAACAGATCTCTCCTGTGG TTGGAGACAAGCAGCCGATGATACTGAAATGGCGGATTCTCTCCGCCACTAATGATTTGGACCGTGTTTCAGCTGTGGCTTTGCCGAAACTGCCAATCTCCCTAACCAATACTGATCTGAAAGTGGCCAATGACACCAAATTCTTCCCTGGACTGG GTCTTGCTTTGGCCTTCCACGACGGTAGCGTCCACATAGTTCATCGCCTGTCCTTGCAGACCATGGCAGTGTTCTATGGTTCTTCCTCTCAGCGCCCAGTGGATGAGCAGGCAATCAAAAGGCAGCGGGCAGCTGGTCCTTTGGTTCACTTCAAAGCCAtgcagctctcctggacttcGCTGGCCCTGGTCGGGATTGATAACCATGGCAAG CTGAGCATGCTCCGGATCTCTCCCTCCATGGGTCATGTGCTGGACATGAACATGTCTCTCCGCCACCTGCTCTTCCTCCTGGAATACTGCATGGTAACAGGGTACGACTGGTGGGATATCCTGCTCCATGTTCAGCCCAACATGGTGCAGAACCTGGTGGAGAAGCTGCATGAGGAGTATATGCGCCAGAATGCAGCCCTGCAGCAG GTTCTCTCCACCCGCATCGTTGCCATGAAGGCCTCTCTCTGCAAGCTTTCCTCCAACACGGTGGCACGTGTGTGTGACTATCATGCCAAGCTATTTCTGATCGCCATCAGCTGCACCTTGAAATCGCTGCTCCGCCCGCACTTCCTGAACACTCCAGACAAGAGCCCTGGTGACCGGCTCACCGAGATCTGCTCCAAGATTACGGACATAG ACATTGACAAAGTGATGATTAACCTGAAGACAGAGGAGTTTGTCCTGGAGATGACTACCCTGCAGTCCCTGCAGCAGCTCATCCAGTGGGTGGGAGACTTTGTGCTCTATCTACTTGCTAGCCTCCCTAACCAG GGATCCCCTGTGCGGCCAGGGCACAGCTTCCTGCGAGATGGGGCATCACTGGGGATGCTAAGAGAGCTCATGGTGGTGATCCGGATCTGGGGCCTGTTGAAGCCAAGCTGCCTCCCTGTTTACACGGCAACTTCAGATACCCAGGACAGCATGTCCCTACTCTTCAGGCTGTTGACTAAACTCTGGCTGTGCT GTCGTGATGAACCTCACCCGAGCGAGCCAGACGATACCCTGATTGACGAGTGCTGTCTTCTCCCCAGCCAGTTGCTTATTCCCAGTGTAGACTGGTTACCCATCAATAATGGCATTATCAGCAAGCTGCAGAACAAGCAGCTCATCAGGCTGCAGTTCGGGAAGGCCCCTGGACTCGTTGGTCACACTGTTTCATCGCAGTTTGATGTCTTTGTCAG GGCACCTGGGCAGCCAAAAATTGACCACTTGAGACGGCTTCACTTAGGGGCGTATCCAACAGAGGAGTGCAAGTCATGTACCCG
- the MED16 gene encoding mediator of RNA polymerase II transcription subunit 16 isoform X3: MDLAYVCEWEKRPKSNHCPSIPLVCAWSCRNLIAFTTDLKNEEEKDLTHMIHILDTEHPWDVYSINSGHIEIITCLEWDQSGSRLLSADADGHIKCWGMTDHLANSWENTVGSMVEGDPIVALSWLHNGVKLALHVEKSGASNFGEKFSRVKFSPSLTLFGGKPMEGWIAVTISGLVTVSLLKPNGQVLTSTESLCRLRCRVALADIAFTGGGNIVVATSDGSSTSPIQFYKVCVSVVNEKCKIDTEILPSLFMRCTTDPARKDKYPAITHLKFLARDMSEQVLLCASNQNSSIVECWSLRKEGLPVNNIFQQISPVVGDKQPMILKWRILSATNDLDRVSAVALPKLPISLTNTDLKVANDTKFFPGLGLALAFHDGSVHIVHRLSLQTMAVFYGSSSQRPVDEQAIKRQRAAGPLVHFKAMQLSWTSLALVGIDNHGKLSMLRISPSMGHVLDMNMSLRHLLFLLEYCMVTGYDWWDILLHVQPNMVQNLVEKLHEEYMRQNAALQQVLSTRIVAMKASLCKLSSNTVARVCDYHAKLFLIAISCTLKSLLRPHFLNTPDKSPGDRLTEICSKITDIDIDKVMINLKTEEFVLEMTTLQSLQQLIQWVGDFVLYLLASLPNQGSPVRPGHSFLRDGASLGMLRELMVVIRIWGLLKPSCLPVYTATSDTQDSMSLLFRLLTKLWLCCRDEPHPSEPDDTLIDECCLLPSQLLIPSVDWLPINNGIISKLQNKQLIRLQFGKAPGLVGHTVSSQFDVFVRAPGQPKIDHLRRLHLGAYPTEECKSCTRSRRCLWPRSCSWLSSRCMPRRLYLGVSLCRILGGCVTEGL, translated from the exons ATGGATTTGGCATATGTCTGTGAGTGGGAAAAAAGGCCCAAAAGCAACCACTGTCCTTCCATCCCACTGGTGTGTGCTTGGTCCTGCAGAAACCTGATTGCCTTCACAACAGACCTCAAAAATGAGGAGGAAAAAG ATCTTACCCACATGATCCATATCCTGGACACTGAGCATCCATGGGATGTTTATTCCATTAACTCTGGGCACATTGAAATCATCACCTGTTTGGAGTGGGATCAGTCAG GTTCCAGGCTTCTGTCAGCAGATGCAGATGGACACATCAAGTGCTGGGGCATGACAGatcacctggccaacagctgggAGAACACCGTGGGTAGCATGGTGGAGGGAGATCCAATCGTGGCTCTTTCCTGGTTGCATAATGGTGTGAAGCTAGCCCTGCACGTGGAAAAG TCCGGAGCATCAAACTTCGGCGAGAAGTTTTCCCGGGTcaagttctctccctccctgacTCTGTTTGGTGGGAAGCCCATGGAAGGCTGGATCGCTGTGACCATCAGTGGCCTGGTGACAGTCTCTCTCCTCAAGCCCAATGGGCAAGTGCTGACGTCCACGGAGAGCCTGTGCCGTCTGCGCTGCCGTGTCGCCCTGGCGGACATTGCCTTCACGGGTGGGGGAAACATTGTGGTAGCCACCTCGGATGGCAGCAGCACCTCTCCCATCCAGTTTTACAAAGTCTGCGTCAGCGTAGTGAACGAGAAATGCAAAATTGACACAGAGATTCTGCCCTCCCTTTTCATGCGGTGCACCACAGACCCAGCCCGCAAGGACAAGTATCCAGCCATCACTCACCTGAAATTCCTCGCCAGGGACATGTCTGAGCAG GTGCTGCTGTGTGCCTCCAACCAGAACAGCAGCATAGTGGAGTGCTGGTCTCTCCGGAAAGAGGGCTTGCCAGTCAATAACATCTTCCAACAGATCTCTCCTGTGG TTGGAGACAAGCAGCCGATGATACTGAAATGGCGGATTCTCTCCGCCACTAATGATTTGGACCGTGTTTCAGCTGTGGCTTTGCCGAAACTGCCAATCTCCCTAACCAATACTGATCTGAAAGTGGCCAATGACACCAAATTCTTCCCTGGACTGG GTCTTGCTTTGGCCTTCCACGACGGTAGCGTCCACATAGTTCATCGCCTGTCCTTGCAGACCATGGCAGTGTTCTATGGTTCTTCCTCTCAGCGCCCAGTGGATGAGCAGGCAATCAAAAGGCAGCGGGCAGCTGGTCCTTTGGTTCACTTCAAAGCCAtgcagctctcctggacttcGCTGGCCCTGGTCGGGATTGATAACCATGGCAAG CTGAGCATGCTCCGGATCTCTCCCTCCATGGGTCATGTGCTGGACATGAACATGTCTCTCCGCCACCTGCTCTTCCTCCTGGAATACTGCATGGTAACAGGGTACGACTGGTGGGATATCCTGCTCCATGTTCAGCCCAACATGGTGCAGAACCTGGTGGAGAAGCTGCATGAGGAGTATATGCGCCAGAATGCAGCCCTGCAGCAG GTTCTCTCCACCCGCATCGTTGCCATGAAGGCCTCTCTCTGCAAGCTTTCCTCCAACACGGTGGCACGTGTGTGTGACTATCATGCCAAGCTATTTCTGATCGCCATCAGCTGCACCTTGAAATCGCTGCTCCGCCCGCACTTCCTGAACACTCCAGACAAGAGCCCTGGTGACCGGCTCACCGAGATCTGCTCCAAGATTACGGACATAG ACATTGACAAAGTGATGATTAACCTGAAGACAGAGGAGTTTGTCCTGGAGATGACTACCCTGCAGTCCCTGCAGCAGCTCATCCAGTGGGTGGGAGACTTTGTGCTCTATCTACTTGCTAGCCTCCCTAACCAG GGATCCCCTGTGCGGCCAGGGCACAGCTTCCTGCGAGATGGGGCATCACTGGGGATGCTAAGAGAGCTCATGGTGGTGATCCGGATCTGGGGCCTGTTGAAGCCAAGCTGCCTCCCTGTTTACACGGCAACTTCAGATACCCAGGACAGCATGTCCCTACTCTTCAGGCTGTTGACTAAACTCTGGCTGTGCT GTCGTGATGAACCTCACCCGAGCGAGCCAGACGATACCCTGATTGACGAGTGCTGTCTTCTCCCCAGCCAGTTGCTTATTCCCAGTGTAGACTGGTTACCCATCAATAATGGCATTATCAGCAAGCTGCAGAACAAGCAGCTCATCAGGCTGCAGTTCGGGAAGGCCCCTGGACTCGTTGGTCACACTGTTTCATCGCAGTTTGATGTCTTTGTCAG GGCACCTGGGCAGCCAAAAATTGACCACTTGAGACGGCTTCACTTAGGGGCGTATCCAACAGAGGAGTGCAAGTCATGTACCCG